The nucleotide sequence aattctttttttttttaaaaaaaggttttatttatttatttgacagacacagcgagagagggaatacaggcagggggggtgggagagggaggagcaggcttcctgccaagcagggagcccaatgcggggctcgataccaggaccctggagattatgacctgagccgaaggcagatgcttaactactgagccacccaggcactccagaatAATTCTTTGCAAGGGCTCTTGATACATTGACCACGCTATTCTGGACCATAAATTtataaggatctttttttttaagatttatttatttgagagagagtgtgtgtacatgagcaaggggaagggcagagaaagagaaactcaagcagactctatgctgagcatggagcccgttgcaggacttgatctcacgatcctgagatcatgacctgagctgaaatgaagagttggacactcaaccaactgagccacgcagatgcCCCTATAAGGATCTCTTAATGCCATGTGCCTTGTCCCTTCTATACCCTGAATCTTGGGAAAAGGAGCTGAAGGTTATTCCAGTTTATTACTTGCCTGGATTGTGTCAGTATTTTTTGAGGAGCAATTAACATGCTATTTCTGTTTACAAAAATACATAGCATATTAagaattaagtaattaaaaattgttattcAATACTAATCTATTTCTTCAGGtgcaaaaatacacaaaactctAAAATCACCGTGAGACCACATACAGCAAACATGAATGATATTTCCCAAAAGGCTGAGGTAAGTCTccaacgttaaaaaaaaaaaaagggggggggggaacgtAGGATTGACTATAGAGCTGCGGAAATGGTAGAGCTGCTTGGTGGAAAGGTCATAGTTCATAATGACCTAGTGTCAGGatagaaaatgtaaaagctaaaattcACAGGCTGTTCTTGGGCCCAGTATTTTCATTTGGATTCTAATCTTGGCAGCATAATTATTAAATTTGTGAATGATGGTGAAGTGGATGTGATAGCTAACACCTTGAACAGAATTTTAATACCTTGATAAGtcttagaagttattttttttagtatttaaaaaactAGATTTGATGTATATCTTTAGGAGAAAGCAATAATTCACTCTCAGGAGAGGCTCCTTCTCAGCTACTTCTTCCAGCAGCTGCAGCAAAACTTCTCTTCGCCTTTTTCTGGCTCTTGGCTGTACTTGGAGTTGTAGTAAGAAGAGTTCAGTTGCTGACACCCCAAaattatgaagtttaaaaaaaccttaaatggCCAATGACACCATAAGATGATAATAAAATAGAGGCTGGGTATGCCACAGATTAATAAGTAACTTGCCATTATCACTAGGAGAAAAGGGTTTGATGTTCTGAGGCACCAACGTTTTATTTACTGAAATTTTTTAGCAATCTGCTTAATTTTTGAAACGATGAAAATAATTGGCTTTCCTGGTTTTACAGTGGAGGGAAATCTTTCCTCCAGTCTTTTACTAGATTCCTCCTTTCCTGGGAAGCTCTTTTGCCGTCTCAGAGGTCAACCTACTTGGAATGATACAgcctttttacacatttttaatgttGGTGTACAGAGGTTCTAGATGGGTTGTGTAGTAGTCAACCTCTAAATCACTGCTTGTATGTGAAGACCCTGGCACATCTCGGCCATACATGGGAATAAAGGACTGCCCTtcagttttattcatatttgatAGGGAAACAAGCAAGAGCATTGACATATGAAGTAGGCTTTAAACTTGAAAGCCTAAACTTTTGCCTTGTTTTCACTTTCACCTAATTTATTGAAATTAGTCCTGGTATCTTTTAAGTAAGAGATgtcaaatctgaatttttaataatgtaggaaaatatattgttttaaattagaaTCCAgtattcaatttttatattttactagcCTTCAGTTTCAGGGGAACATACCTACAAAATGGAACTTCTTTATATTAATaagtttttattcatattttctaaatttcatttttcatacttTAGAAAATAATCAGATTATGATTGTACAAATGTTTCAAactcatttctattttgtttcaatAAGTATTTCTTATATTGCTTATTCTGATCTATCTTTACTTGATTTCttcctatcttatttttttttaactttcttctctttattttcttctaacgAAGATTCTGCTTTCTTCATCTAAACCTGTCCCAAAAACCTATGTGCCAAAACTTGGCAAGGGTGATGTAAAGGATAAGTTTGAAGCCATGCAGAGagccagggaagaaagaaatcaaaggagatctagagatgaaaaacaaagaagaaaagaacaatatattagagagagagaatggaacaggagaaagcaggaggttattttattttattttattcttgtgcaaaattaattttcatctttttaatttacaCATTATTATTCACATTAaccatattttatattaactataaaataattttctgtatttataagttAATTTCAAACTCGGTATATAATATAACTTAGTCTAAATTTTGGAcatgttcatatttatttaactatttagaTTAAAGAAATGCTTGCTTCTGATGATGAGGAAGAGGTATCTTCGAAAGTAGAAAAGGCTTATGTCCCAAAGCTAACAGGTAAGAAACTTGAGAGGGAAATAAATTGCAAAACGGGAAACATAGCAAAATATCAAACATGTTTCATATGTTCTTAGGAACTGTTAAAGGTAGATTTGCTGAAATGGAGAAACAAAGAcaagaggaacaaagaaagagaacGGAGGAGGAACGAAGACGCAGAATTGAGCAGGATATGTTAGAGAAGAGGAAGATCCAACGTGAATTAGCAAAAAGGGCTGAGCAGGTATACACTAAATATGAAATTGGTATTTACTTCAGAAACTGACTGTACAGAGTAAAACTAATTAGTACATTgcctaattaaaatattttaatataacacTAGCTTCTTAAATAGCAGCTAACTTGAAAACAAGATCTTaagtacaaatatttattatcaaatGCCAAAAGGATAAGGgcaaaatgtccttattttaagGTTGAATGCTGTACCATCTTGTCATTCAGTCCGTATTCCTTCCATGGACcacatttcttgtttttcctgACACGTTAGAGGTTTTTACAAAGACGTAAGGGCAGTTTCACATAAACTATCCACAACGTGCTGGTCTTTCAATAgtaatcaataaatacttattggtTATTATTACACATTAAGGCATAATTAGGATACCTTCCCACTCAAGAATTTCAATCAAATcgtattttatttaataatgttatTGTCAGCTAGCttaataacttttttgttttttaagattttatttatctgttagagacagagagagcatctAAGATGGGGGAGCTGTAGGGCAGAGGGAGGTgcaggctctccgtggagcagggagcccgatgtggggctcgatcccaggaccctgggatcatgacttgagcagaaggcggacgcttaaccatctgagccacccaggtgtcccagctttttttgttttttaagttggtGGTAGGAGAGGGGAGAAATATGTGACAGCTATTTGCTTTAGATAGCCATTATTGATGCCCATAGCTGTAGGGGACAAattagaagggagaaaaaaattattactatGATTTTATATAGTTTCTTTAATGGATTtagaatttctatatattttagtttaaagCATGAGAAGTAAGAAGTTggtaagcatttttaaaatacaccaaGAATCTGGGGGTGCTcgggtagcttagtcagttaagtgtcttgcctttggcttgggtcatgatcccggggtgctgggattgagccccccatctggcttcctgctctgtggggaggcctgcttctccctctgcctgccactcccccggcttgtgctctctctctctctgtcaaataaaatattttattttttaaagattttttttttagtacatatAGATGAAATGTCATGAAACCATTTTAGCTTCTCCTCCATCTCTCATCATTAACAAATTAACATAGTCTTCAcagtataaaaacatttttattgtgaaattgtACTTGGCTCTTTTTTGCCTACTCTTTTAAGTGCCATAAATCTACTTGCTACACTCCTTTCAGTTTCCTacctttctgaaaataaaaatgacaaagaaggcaaagcATATGCCatacttaaatgtaaaagaaatttatttaccCAGATTTTGCAAACAACTACTTTCTGTGGCACAAATAGCCACTTATGACATATGCCAGATGAATTATAGAAAAGAATtggaatttcttatattttatcacTTTGTACCTCTTTATCTAAAGAAAGGATGACATGTACTTTATCTCTGCCATCTCCAGTCATCCaagatgagaatttttttttttttaagattttatttatttatttgacacacagagagatacagctagagagggaacacaaacagggcgagcgggagagggagaagcaggctcctggctgagcagggagcccgatgtagggctcgatcctaggatcctgggatcatgacctgagctgaaggcagacttttaatgactgagccgcctaggTGCCCCAGAGAATTCATTTTGCAATGAAATTTCACCCAGGagtacaaatataataaatattatagattttatgttgtaaatataaaatatattagcagatataattacatttttaatataaattataaaatagggTAATAAAATCAgactaaaatatataattaaaatataaggaTTTGACAACAAATAGTGGGTACGTGCATGGGGTTAGTCTACTTATTTTGAGTCTTATATACTTTTTCAGAAAGCACTAACTAGACTCATGAGACTTTAAGACCCACTACAACTCCAAGAACTGAATATATAGGCAGTGATTTCTCAAAGAAAAACTATGTGTGTGTTGAAGAGGTGAGTTTAAATATGATGAAGACATGGGATactaagagagggagacaaggtATCAAGgagaaaaaccccaaaaaacactTCTTTAGTAACTCCAGAAACTACATGGCAGGGTTCCTTAGAATCCTGGTTAATGAAACTTTTCGCTTATTACATTATTTGAGAATATGTAGGTAGAGCAAAATAAACAATAGTAATTTTATCTTACAAATATGGAaagtccaatttaaaaatttaagtacatTTTCTGCTCAAGTctaataaaattgaatatatCTTTGAATTTAAGAAGTATGATGTAggtaataaagaaaatcttaatgttggggcacctgggtggctcaattggtggagcatgtgacttgattttggggtcatcggttcgagtcccacattgggggtggagtttactaagaaaaataaagtcttaacgTTAATTTGAAAAACCCACTTGTATAAGTCCATATTCAAGAATGCTTGAGAAGGGTTTCCTGACCCAGGAGGATAACTACCAGATTCTAGATCCTCTTATGATGAATTAAAAATGGGTATACTTTTTATACTGGATGTTAGAATCAAGGACCAATAAAACTTGGGGGAGAATCTTAATTCAGTATAATCTGGTTATCTTTGAGGACACTCTGACAGGCAAGGTTAACATCTATCAActtagaaaataagaatttattggTAGGGGACTGGGATGTTGAAAATAAAGGGGACAAAAGGAAGTTCCTCTGGGAAGGAGTAAAAGGAATTTCCTTTTCATAATCAAAAGAAATAGTTGGGAAGCAGTTTTTCAGTGGTAGCTTCTGAGAGCCAACACTATAACAGAACTGAATGTCTCAGttctctgtgaatatactgaCACCATGGCCACTCAGACAAATTcaccttttcctttgtttatggaaacccaatgaaaataaaattatgttagtggcttaaaatgagcaaagaagaaaGCATACAACAACGAAACAAAAGCCACTccataatataatttattatcttatCATAAGCTAATAAAAATCTGAGAAGGTTTTAGTAGCAAGTAAAAGAAATTTGGAGTTAAGAAATTTAGAATTTATCTTTCCTATACTGTCAGTGTCTGGCTTCTCACTGTATCTCCTAGAACTTTTTATTGAGAGACAAATGTGATTTGTCAAGGAATTGTTAGCATTCTTTGGaagggaaatacttttttttttaagtttatttatttatttaaagtaatctctacacccagtgtggggcttggactcatgactctgagatcagaTGTTACATGCTCTTCCAACAGAACCAGCAGGTACccctgaaaagaaataattttgtaattattttattatggcttaaaatttttcttagtaCAATACATCATTCAATAAAACCTTCACCACTTACATAGCAAATCAGTGTAATATATAATTGTGCAAAAGAAATCAttctaaacaaaacaataaaattattaaaatgtaaaatagatttatttttaataaattattcagaatttatttttcaagaaatttggtatcttaataaaatgtattaattctcCCGTGACAGAGaatatagaaaaggaaagtgaaatgaTGAAGAACAGGGACTTAGCCAGTCCAGTTCCTCCTATGAGCCAAGGTACAACAGAATTCCCTTAGACTGCATAAGGAACAAACCACTTCCAGACTCTTTCACTGATGTTAAAAATCAcgttaaaacaataaataatatgaATGTTTACTTTCTAACTTCTCCCATTTTCCCACTGCTTATGTTTCCTTTTCCTGAGATCTCAAACATTGCATTATTTAAATTGCCTagcttctttctcatttctgtttgTTACATACGTTAGCCTGCCGCTCGAGCTACCCTAATGGTGTTTCTTATGAATAATGTCCAAGTTGAGACCCCTTCTACTGAATGAGGGCCTTTCTTTCCTAGATGTGGTCAAAATAGAGAGTAAACAATAATATCAACCAGAATTCTTGTCCCTTCTAAACCAGCCATGTGAAAGTTAGTGCACTGCATTGTTTTACCGTCAGTTATATTTTTGCCATATATTTATATTGCAAAATATAGTCATGATTATTTGATTACTACTGATAGGTTTTACTTTGGCTGGGGCAGAGACTGAGAATGGAGAAATGTTTCTGTATCTCAGTTTAAATTgctaatttaattaataattgcTACTTGTAAGCTTACAGCAGGTCATAAGAATTTGGTCCATTATTCAAATTCCAGAATTACAAAGGTaggctttaattttttcttaatatattccCTAGATATTGATTTGATgtcaaaatacaaaaactaataTAAGGTTTAATCTCCACTTAGACATAATAGGCCAATTtggagaaacataaaaatatttcaaaaattataaatttgaaaatttactgTAAGTCACAGCTAAATTACTTTTCAGTTGTATATTtaaaagcagaaagcagaaagcagaaatTCAGTGTAATGTAATGATATGAAATTCTCATTCAATAGATTGAGGACATAAACAATACGGGAACTGAATCAGCACCAGAGGTAAATGGACATTTCCTTTAATGAAACATCACCTAAAATTATCTGGTTcacaaataatcttttaattaaaaatgaaaagcatttttatttttattataattatagcaacaacaacaaaaaggacaaAAGTATTTTGCAAAGCAAGATCATACTTTTGCACTTTCAAACACTAGCTTAGTGTCTtaaaagtatggaaaaaaaaaagtatgtttttgcTTTCATGGTTAGAGACACAAATCTCAGATTGAGATACTCTGCCAAGACTGTGTATTTCTTGAACTGTTACTAATGGTTGAGATTGTTGAaagctaacattttttaaaagcagggttttttccatcatttgtcttcctctttcctcagAGTTCTTGATAGTTTGTTTTGATTATCACATACTAGTATCTAGTAACATGAAGGAAtgttcaacaaccacaaaaatgTTAGCTAATTCCTTTTTACCTAACAGAGAAGGTTAAGCATAAGTCAATTTGATGGTGTGCCTAAAACTACAGCCACACAAATTGGAAGCAGTTTTATTTTAGGGACATGTGTTACATATTataacttactttatttttggaaaaaagttcAGAGGTAACAGTAGATTAatagaattaattaaaataaatttgaaaaacagatttaagaatattttactaGGACCAAATGCCGATGAGTATGgtctataaatgttttataaataacttGGAAATactgtttgtttttcctcactaaataatagttttattaagTAGTTAAAAACTTGCATGGAGAAAAAAGTCCTATGGAGAGactttctgtgtgtgtttaaacaGAATCTATCCACCATCAAATTGATTTAGAGTACACTCACATGCACATCACCTTTTGTGGAACTAGTGCACGGACAGCTAAATTCAGATGATGTCATGCAGTTTTATCCAAACAGCTGTATTAACACCACCTTCTAGGAAAGAAGATGCTCCTTGAACCTTGTCAACAATGGATTTCAGTTAAATTAACTCAATGTACAATGAGTTCAGAGAAAGAACTATTGAATAGAAATCtgtaaaaactatatataaatttttgttcttcatAAATTGATGGCAATGTAATGAAATTCACCAATAATGGAGGCAAGATCCCATGAAACCTAAATTTTGGTTAGCAAGAAATAtgctaattttctattttataaatcagGAAGGAGACGATTCACTACTTGTAACAGTGGTACCTGTCAAATCACACAAAAGTTCTGGAAAGATGAAGAATTTTGAGGATCTAGAGAAAGAacgagaagaaaaagaaagggtcaAACatgaagaagataaaagaataagATATGAAGAACAACGGCGATCTCTCAAGGAAGCAAAGAGTCTTTCATTGGtcatggtaatttttatttttattttttttaggtacaAATCAAAGCAGTTAAGTTACTAGCATTTCCTTTTATGATTAACAGATGTGTTTGCACAATGTTTCTTAGGATGATGAACTAGAAAGTGAGgcaaaaaaagaatctctttctCCTGGAAAACTGAAACTAACTTTTGAAGAATTGgaaagacaaagacaagaaaaccGGAGGAGGCAAGCTGAAGAGGAAGCAAGACAACGTTTAGAAGAAGAGAAACGTGCTTTTGAAGAAGCAAGGCGgcaaatggtaaaataaatatatatatataacatattttaaaatatatatatatatttttaaagattttatttttaagtaatctctacactcaacatggggctcgaaccaagagttgcacgctctaccaagtgagccagcagATGCCcctataatatatgtatttatatatgatatatatatgatatataacctacaaatgatattttatatatgtcatataaatgttatatataaaaaatgtaattttagggAAGGAAGCTggctttaaataaaattcattcctATAAATTCAAGGAGATTGTCTATATAAAAGGGTCTGATTTTGAAACTGTACATATTTCCTATATAAAATGTATCtattattttctagtttccctTTATGATGGGACATTTTACCTaatatgctttaaatttttatttttgttataaattataaatatgtaaaataagtcAATGAACCTGGTTTCTCTTTATCTGTTAATTCAGCCTGCAGTGTTTTTAATGACAGGGTACAGCACATGCACACTTTCAAGTCTAATCATAAGTGTACACTTAGTTTTAGTCCAGTTTTTCAAATAGTTGAacttatcaaaataaatttactaTGGAATATGCAGTTTGTCATATAAGgtatgtaggtgtgtgtgtgtgtctagaggTATGgagtgtagtggttaagagcatagtTTCTGGAACCACACTGCCTGGATTCACATATCTCTTGTTTATTTAGTGTGTAACCagggacaagttatttaacccctctatgtcttagtttccttatttgtaaaatggtgaaaataattGTGTCTACCTCTTAAATTGTATGTGAGTTAATACAGAAAGCATTTAAAGTAATGTCTGGCATATTAATACGTGCTGTAAAATGATAACTATTATTAATAActatatcaataaaattgaaataaaaaatactgatttcaaatctcattataaattttttgaattttaatggaatatctataatttttaaaaagtttcagaaTTTCTTGATCAACTTTCATTAATGATGTCCTAAGGACTGTATCTACAAAAGTTAAATTCTCTAGACATTTGTTTGAAAATGTTATTACCTCTGGGTAATTATAATTGCATAATATGTACACACTTTAGCTACCAGTGGTGATCAATttcatgaaaatagaaatatcaatCAAATcataaatttcaataaatatttaattataattttaattataaaataataaaatttgaattttataaaacatagtTCCAGGTAATCTTTTATCTGATTAGTATAAGGAAAAGTACCATAGTTCATAGTAAAATATccatgaaaattacaaaatgagaACTTTTACTACAAAAGAGACTCTATAGATATACTTGAAGCATAGTAAGTACACACACgcattttatgttttgttctggaagagttaatatttattagaaCTCTTAAATGACCCCTTAAATTCTTTCAAACActcaatttatctatttaaaaatttgactttCATGGGAACTGTTATTTAACTTGAGTACATCTTTATTTGGAATTTCTCCAAATTTGAATACTTTATCAGataagaaattataaaggaaGGGAAATTTGGTCAAATATATTAAGggcaagaaaatatttgtgtgtgagGTGGCCAattctgtgccttttgattgaTAATTCATTCCTACCCTTGATGAATCTCAGTTCTTAGTAATGAGTTGTTTCTTGGTTAGGtaaatgaagaggaggaaaaccaagacacagaaaaaattttaaaagggtacCGCCCTGGTAAACTCAAACTCAgttttgaagaaatagaaagacaaaggagagaagatgaaaaaaggaaggcagaagaagaagccaggaggagaatagaggaagaaaagaaggcattTGCTGAAGCAAGGAGAAGCATGGTAAGATAGAATATAACTGGAGAATGCCATTAGGATTCAACTTTTTTAAGAGTATGTTAAGAGGGGGTGCctgactggttcagtcagtaTTGTATGCaagtcttggggttgtgagtttgagccctatgttgagTATAgcgattactttaaaaattttttaaatttggggtgcctgggtggtgcagtcaattaagcattcaactcttggttttggctcaggttgtgatctcagggtcttgacattgagcctgtgtcaggctccacgctcagcacagtgtttgagactctctccctttgctccttcccccTGTACTCAGATACacactcactgtctctcaaataaaccttaattttttttaattaaaaaaatagagtatgtaagaaaaataattaaactttagatattattatttctgGAATCTGTCGAAAGTAGGGATAGCAAATAAGCTTTAAAGTCTCCTATGGCATTAACACCTATCAGTTAAAGGTGTTTGCTTCAGTGTAATGTTGAGAAGGTTCTGATTAAGTTGCTATGCCTGGCTTAAAGGATTGAATATTATCTTCCTTCTCTGGGAAGGCATGTTTTCCAGAAGTATCTAAGCAGAGATTTTCCTACTCTaccttttcttccattctctccattcttctttcccttcccacatTTCCTCCTtcacttcttccctccctccttcctttctttcctcctttcatttCACTTTCCATCCCATCCAGTACATATTAAATGACCAAAGCCATTTAATCACAATTATTTAATTCTCCAAAATGCTCACCCATCACTTCTGGATATTGTTACCAAAATTAATTCCATCACAAAGTTACACCCCCTATACcactttttaaagtttgtaaAATGTACAGTTATCTCACAAACTATTTTCAAGCAAGTTGACCTATAAATGCTGCATCTCCTTCTTGAAACATAAAAAGTACgttctacgcccaacatggggcttgaactacAACCTGACGATCGAGAGTTGCAGGCcctaccgattgagccagccaggtgctccccctcttcttgaaacattttaattGGCTTCAGTGATATTATGACCTAGTTTTCTTCCTATGTCTGGGGGAGCTTCAGGCACATATATCCATGTGTTTATTTGGCTTCATTACCCATCCAGATGGTCAAATCAAAAAGTTGGGAGTCTTAAAGACTTCCACCTTCTCATTCATGCCTCACATCCAGTCATTCACTAAGTCTCATTCATTCTACCTTCCAAATCACTCTAAAAATCGATCAGGTTTTCCCTCATTTCCACTGCCATTGTTACCCTTCCTTGGGTCACCTATCTCCTCCCAGGTCACAGTTATCTCTAGCCTCAAACCAACTCCTATTTAATTTGCTTTCTTGTCTATAATCCATTCTTCTTTGTAAAGACAAGAGTgatctttctcgctctctctttcagGTAAATTTGTGTTACTATTTTGCTTAAGAATTTTCCACTTCCCTTAaccaaaaatctaaaaattttttaaatctaaaaatttttaaagaaatttctttataATATTGTCCTAgtatatttttccagtttcatttctttattcttaatcTGCCATCTTTGTTCTGGACATACTAAATTTCTCCCAATTTCTTCAAAATACTGTGCTCTCATCCATCTCTGGACCTTCATAAATGCTGAATGAAACAtgctcctctttcctttccccatgCTCTGCTGTCTCctattcatattttccatttcctctggGAATCCTTTCCTGAGGACACAAGTTCCAAAGACGTGTTCTTTCTGTGCATTCTTGTGGATTTTGTACTCCCCTGGTGTAGCACTAATGTATTGTTGTTGCTTACGGCTATTGTTCTCACTCATGAGGCTGAGACTGTTCATCAGGCACATGGCAGAAAGCATTCTAGCATAACAAATTTCCTATAAATGTTTGTGGAGTATATTAAAACTATCTTTCTAAAGAATAATTCTTATTTACTTGCTCAGTAAACGCTAcccctgacatagggcttgaactgacaaccccacgatcaagagttgcatctctactgactgagccagccaggtgccccttaaaacgATCTTGTGTGTAAAACTAGGTAATCCTtgtttcacaaatgatttctgcACAGAAAGCCCATAAACATTGTGAAGGCACTTAATTTTTGGAGAATAAGCAGGTTCAGAAGTGATAGACAAGAAGTAGCTGTGAAGATCAGGAGATCTAATCCTAGGGGTAGATTTTTAGGCTGAAACTGCCATGATTCACTAGTAGAAAAAGTGTAGGGAAGGAAAACTGCATTAATCCAAAACTCTAGTTTCCTAGAGATATTTCTGTATCAGGAAAGAGAaactttttccttcatttatgttgttttttttatccaggaCCATATTTTAACTTTGTATTACAGCTCAGTTAgcttatatattaataaaaatttttggcAATCTTTGGATTGTAAGACCACGTAAACATTGTTTCTGAGTTGAGTTTATTCTTTGGTAAAGCCTgtcatatataaaacaaataattaccCTTTGCCTTCTTATTACCCTATGTCTTCTTTAGCCACAGGGTCTTAATTCAGGCCAGACGTTTATTTTCTACTCTCAGGGGATAGAAAAACAGAATTAGGTAATTGCTTTTCATGGTAAAATGTATTCCAAGTCAGCGATTTAAAAGCG is from Zalophus californianus isolate mZalCal1 chromosome 4, mZalCal1.pri.v2, whole genome shotgun sequence and encodes:
- the NEXN gene encoding nexilin isoform X6 translates to MNDISQKAEILLSSSKPVPKTYVPKLGKGDVKDKFEAMQRAREERNQRRSRDEKQRRKEQYIREREWNRRKQEIKEMLASDDEEEVSSKVEKAYVPKLTGTVKGRFAEMEKQRQEEQRKRTEEERRRRIEQDMLEKRKIQRELAKRAEQIEDINNTGTESAPEEGDDSLLVTVVPVKSHKSSGKMKNFEDLEKEREEKERVKHEEDKRIRYEEQRRSLKEAKSLSLVMDDELESEAKKESLSPGKLKLTFEELERQRQENRRRQAEEEARQRLEEEKRAFEEARRQMVNEEEENQDTEKILKGYRPGKLKLSFEEIERQRREDEKRKAEEEARRRIEEEKKAFAEARRSMVVDDDFPEMYKTISQESLTPGKLEINFEELLKQKMEEEKRRTEEERKHKLEMEKQEFEQLRQEMGEEEDVDVKPAKKSEAPFTHKVNMKARFEQMAKAREEEEQRRIEEQKLLRMQFEQKEIDAALQKKREEEEEEEGGSIMNGSTVEDEEQTRSGAPWFKKPLKNTSVVDSEPVRFTVKVTGEPKPEITWWFEGEILQDGEDYQYIERGETYCLYLPETFPEDEGEYMCKAVNNKGSAASTCILTIETDDY